From a single Bryobacter aggregatus MPL3 genomic region:
- a CDS encoding DUF779 domain-containing protein has translation MAVPAQVLASPAALEWIERLQAKHGPLLFHQSGGCCDGSSPMCFPQGEFLVGDSDVQLGEIGGAPFYMSRPQFEYWKHTQLTVDVVPGRGGMFSLEGPEGVRFLIRSRMFTEEEQRELEAAGRA, from the coding sequence ATGGCCGTGCCTGCGCAAGTACTGGCTTCGCCTGCGGCCCTCGAATGGATCGAGCGGCTGCAGGCGAAGCACGGCCCCTTGCTGTTTCATCAGTCCGGTGGTTGTTGTGATGGCAGCTCGCCGATGTGCTTTCCGCAAGGAGAGTTTCTGGTGGGGGACAGCGATGTGCAGCTTGGAGAGATTGGCGGGGCACCGTTCTACATGAGCCGTCCGCAGTTTGAGTATTGGAAGCATACACAGTTGACGGTGGACGTCGTGCCAGGGCGAGGGGGGATGTTTTCGCTCGAGGGGCCGGAGGGCGTACGCTTCCTGATCCGGTCGCGGATGTTTACCGAAGAGGAGCAACGGGAGTTGGAGGCAGCGGGGCGGGCATAG
- a CDS encoding IS630 family transposase — protein sequence MGNPRGVARDFDALEVRRMRALALMREGFNNSQIGHELMVANQTVSRWRKEYSEGGRKALEQAGRAGRKPLLADKQAKLLTNKLLAGPEKLGYETPLWTCQRVADLIEQEFQIRYHPGHVWRILRALGWSPQRPVGRALERDEKAIREWKQVTWPNAKKKPRKKAAPLSSLTKAD from the coding sequence ATGGGAAACCCGCGTGGAGTGGCTCGCGATTTCGATGCCTTGGAAGTGCGGAGGATGAGAGCACTGGCATTGATGCGAGAGGGTTTCAACAACAGTCAGATCGGCCATGAGTTAATGGTCGCCAACCAGACGGTGAGCCGCTGGCGCAAGGAATATAGCGAAGGTGGCAGGAAGGCTCTCGAGCAGGCTGGACGCGCTGGCCGGAAGCCTTTGCTGGCGGACAAACAGGCAAAGCTTCTGACGAACAAGTTGCTGGCGGGGCCGGAAAAACTCGGCTATGAAACGCCGTTGTGGACCTGCCAGCGGGTAGCCGATTTGATCGAGCAGGAATTTCAGATTCGCTACCATCCGGGCCACGTCTGGCGCATTCTGCGCGCCTTGGGCTGGAGTCCTCAACGGCCAGTGGGACGTGCGCTCGAACGCGATGAGAAGGCCATTCGCGAGTGGAAACAGGTGACTTGGCCCAACGCTAAAAAAAAGCCCAGGAAGAAGGCCGCACCATTGTCTTCATTGACGAAAGCGGACTAA
- a CDS encoding DUF6980 family protein → MLVHEGGSSTIAIDFCPGCGAKLPEAPSGWTSLAIDRHSRFRFTQPSCDQAHTRRSPESCCRL, encoded by the coding sequence CTGCTAGTCCATGAGGGTGGATCGTCGACAATCGCAATTGATTTCTGTCCGGGGTGTGGAGCAAAATTACCGGAAGCGCCATCAGGTTGGACCAGTTTGGCCATTGATCGGCACTCAAGGTTTCGCTTTACGCAGCCGAGTTGCGACCAAGCCCATACTCGGCGATCACCTGAATCTTGCTGTCGACTCTAG
- a CDS encoding 3-keto-disaccharide hydrolase: MRKFVWITLLAVTSLPGASWKQLFNGKDTSGWQMTGPGEFTVEDGMLKTNGGMGLLYYTGKPFANTTLKVVFKTTGERSNSGVFIRLPEKPRDPWYGVHNGYEVQIDSGGDEWHRTGAIYSLSKAGGDWKQNPAGEWNTMEIQLQGKKTVVFLNGKKVNEFVEGQAVPERKAWYEPVRGPRPDVGYIGLQNHDAKSQVYFKEVSVKE; this comes from the coding sequence ATGCGCAAGTTTGTTTGGATCACCCTACTGGCGGTGACGAGTTTGCCGGGAGCCTCCTGGAAACAGCTTTTCAATGGCAAGGATACTTCCGGCTGGCAGATGACAGGGCCTGGTGAGTTTACCGTAGAGGACGGCATGCTCAAGACCAATGGGGGAATGGGCCTGCTCTATTACACTGGCAAACCGTTTGCGAATACGACACTCAAGGTTGTTTTCAAGACGACAGGGGAACGCAGCAATTCCGGAGTGTTCATCCGCCTGCCAGAGAAGCCTCGCGATCCCTGGTACGGCGTCCATAACGGCTACGAAGTGCAGATCGACTCCGGGGGCGATGAGTGGCATCGCACCGGCGCCATCTATTCGCTGTCCAAGGCCGGTGGAGACTGGAAACAAAATCCAGCTGGCGAATGGAACACGATGGAGATCCAACTCCAAGGGAAAAAGACCGTCGTCTTCCTGAACGGCAAGAAGGTCAATGAGTTTGTGGAAGGCCAGGCAGTGCCAGAGCGGAAGGCTTGGTATGAACCTGTGCGTGGCCCCCGCCCGGATGTTGGGTATATCGGGTTACAGAATCACGATGCCAAGTCGCAGGTGTACTTCAAAGAGGTCAGTGTAAAAGAGTAG
- a CDS encoding IS630 family transposase, whose translation MVFIDESGLTQKPHRCRTWAPRGQTPILFHHFNWKNLSLIAGLSRWNLHFEMFSETIKSPHIVIFLGKLLRVIPGKILIVWDGLAAHRSKFVQDFIASCDGRIQTLRLPAYAPELNPVEYIWAHLKQHELPNICAKDLWQLGEMARTKLKRMRRRKHLLVACWKQSSLCF comes from the coding sequence ATTGTCTTCATTGACGAAAGCGGACTAACGCAGAAGCCTCATCGATGCCGCACCTGGGCTCCGCGCGGCCAGACACCTATTCTGTTCCATCACTTCAACTGGAAGAACCTCTCGCTCATCGCAGGACTGAGCCGCTGGAATCTTCACTTTGAAATGTTCAGCGAAACGATCAAGAGTCCGCACATTGTGATCTTCCTCGGAAAACTACTTCGGGTCATCCCAGGCAAGATCCTGATCGTATGGGACGGACTGGCTGCTCATCGCAGCAAGTTCGTTCAGGATTTCATCGCAAGTTGTGATGGCCGCATCCAGACTCTTCGGCTTCCAGCTTACGCTCCCGAACTGAATCCCGTCGAATATATCTGGGCTCATCTCAAGCAGCACGAACTCCCGAATATCTGCGCCAAAGATCTCTGGCAACTCGGTGAAATGGCCAGAACTAAACTCAAGCGCATGCGCCGAAGAAAGCATCTACTCGTTGCTTGCTGGAAGCAGTCTTCTCTATGCTTCTGA
- a CDS encoding ABC transporter ATP-binding protein, producing the protein MNKPPIIEIKNLEKIYHVGEVAVKALRGVNLEVADGEFLAIVGHSGSGKSTLFNVLGGLTAATSGSIRLAGIDVLAMSDLERTQLRRGTVGFVFQKYNLLPTLNAYDNIALAESLSGSQNLHAEWFKEVLANLGLAHRLKHKPRAMSGGEQQRVAIARALVSRPKILLADEPTGNLDTENSTAVLNILRDLNKQFGQTILMITHNPEAADFADRKVRMKDGQVIYERAA; encoded by the coding sequence ATGAATAAGCCGCCGATCATCGAAATCAAAAATCTCGAGAAGATCTACCATGTCGGCGAAGTGGCCGTGAAAGCGCTGCGTGGTGTGAATCTGGAAGTTGCTGACGGCGAATTTCTCGCCATTGTCGGCCATTCGGGAAGCGGAAAATCCACACTCTTTAACGTCCTCGGCGGCCTGACTGCGGCGACTTCTGGATCCATCCGCCTGGCTGGCATCGACGTCTTGGCGATGTCTGATCTCGAGCGAACCCAGCTCCGCCGGGGAACCGTGGGCTTTGTCTTCCAAAAGTACAACCTCCTTCCCACTCTCAACGCTTACGACAACATTGCATTAGCGGAAAGCCTCTCGGGCAGCCAGAATCTCCACGCGGAATGGTTCAAGGAGGTCCTCGCCAACCTCGGACTCGCCCATCGCCTGAAGCACAAGCCCCGTGCAATGAGCGGCGGCGAGCAGCAGCGGGTGGCGATCGCCCGGGCACTGGTCAGCCGGCCGAAGATTCTCTTAGCCGACGAGCCGACTGGCAATCTCGACACCGAAAACTCAACCGCTGTACTCAATATCCTGCGCGATCTCAACAAGCAATTTGGCCAAACCATTTTGATGATCACCCACAATCCCGAAGCCGCTGACTTCGCGGATCGCAAGGTGCGCATGAAAGACGGGCAAGTGATCTATGAGCGGGCAGCCTAG
- the recJ gene encoding single-stranded-DNA-specific exonuclease RecJ, which produces MAKREQSLDLIADSICAQYQLSPAIARVLVRRGFVDLDSAGAYLDPHVHHLHPTAQLRGMAEAVARIETALARREKILLYGDYDVDGTSAIVILKTVLDLLGGVVEAFVPHRILDGYGMKEDRIRQAGADGVGLIISVDTGIRAGEVVSVANEIGVDVIVTDHHLPETEIPPAIAVLNPNQPECRYPNKHLCGAGVAFKLAQGLLEASAMPVRKRERLIESLMKIAAVATVADIVPLEGENRAIVKLGLLGLADVKSPGLRALLDVSGIPEGVAPTARQVGFQIGPRINAAGRMASASEVLDLFFTRDEATARRIATNLDELNRERQLTEAAMKEKIFSDVDGDPAWTGRLGLVLFGEDWHLGVAGIVAGRVAELHRKPTFVLTQQEKDGEVIVKGSGRSILGFHLLDALESMKDLFTQFGGHEQAAGVSLLRSRVPDFIEAFSAYANAKLDDEKRRPVIEIDEVVTVPEVDVRLYEEVQKMAPFGYRNQPPVFALLGVEAASPPQLMKEKHIKLTVRQGGRSLKLKGWNVPDAWKQVQPGAKLDAAFQLEHDSFDGWSAILKDLRPAQ; this is translated from the coding sequence GTGGCAAAGCGCGAACAGAGTCTGGACCTCATCGCCGACTCGATCTGTGCTCAGTATCAGTTGAGTCCGGCCATTGCCCGGGTTCTGGTGCGGCGTGGGTTTGTCGATCTCGACAGTGCAGGCGCTTATTTGGATCCCCATGTGCACCATCTGCATCCGACTGCGCAGTTGCGTGGCATGGCGGAAGCCGTAGCACGCATTGAAACGGCACTGGCCCGGCGCGAGAAGATTCTACTCTATGGCGATTACGACGTCGATGGCACCAGCGCAATTGTCATTCTGAAAACGGTGCTCGACCTGCTGGGTGGCGTCGTAGAGGCCTTTGTGCCCCATCGCATCCTCGATGGCTATGGAATGAAGGAGGATCGCATCCGCCAGGCGGGCGCGGATGGAGTTGGGCTCATTATCAGCGTCGATACCGGGATTCGGGCTGGAGAAGTGGTCTCGGTTGCCAATGAGATTGGCGTGGATGTGATCGTGACCGACCACCATCTCCCGGAAACTGAGATTCCACCGGCGATTGCGGTCCTGAATCCCAATCAGCCGGAGTGCCGCTACCCCAACAAACACCTTTGCGGCGCAGGAGTCGCCTTCAAGCTGGCGCAAGGCTTACTCGAAGCCTCGGCAATGCCCGTGAGGAAGCGCGAGCGCTTGATCGAGTCGTTAATGAAGATCGCTGCGGTAGCCACCGTGGCCGACATCGTGCCGCTCGAAGGGGAGAACCGGGCGATTGTGAAGCTCGGGCTCCTCGGCTTAGCCGATGTGAAGAGTCCGGGGTTACGGGCACTGCTCGATGTCTCTGGAATTCCGGAAGGCGTGGCGCCGACAGCACGGCAGGTGGGATTCCAGATTGGCCCCCGGATCAATGCAGCGGGCCGGATGGCGAGTGCATCCGAAGTGCTCGATTTGTTCTTTACGCGCGACGAAGCCACAGCACGCCGGATTGCAACGAATCTCGATGAGCTGAATCGCGAGCGGCAACTGACCGAAGCGGCGATGAAAGAGAAAATCTTTTCGGACGTGGACGGAGACCCGGCTTGGACGGGTCGGCTCGGTCTCGTGTTGTTCGGCGAAGATTGGCATCTGGGTGTTGCTGGCATTGTCGCCGGCAGGGTGGCGGAACTGCATCGGAAGCCAACTTTCGTCCTGACTCAACAAGAAAAAGATGGCGAAGTCATCGTGAAAGGTTCCGGACGTTCGATTCTCGGCTTTCATTTGCTGGACGCACTCGAATCGATGAAGGACTTATTTACCCAATTCGGGGGACATGAGCAAGCAGCGGGAGTTTCGTTGCTGCGCTCGCGGGTGCCGGACTTCATCGAGGCCTTTTCGGCTTATGCAAATGCCAAGCTCGACGATGAGAAACGACGTCCGGTGATCGAAATCGATGAGGTCGTCACGGTGCCGGAGGTCGATGTCCGGCTGTATGAAGAAGTGCAGAAGATGGCGCCCTTCGGGTATCGCAACCAACCGCCGGTATTTGCGCTTCTGGGAGTAGAAGCCGCTTCCCCGCCCCAGTTGATGAAGGAGAAGCACATCAAGTTGACCGTTCGCCAAGGAGGACGGAGTTTGAAGCTCAAGGGGTGGAATGTGCCAGACGCGTGGAAACAGGTGCAGCCGGGAGCCAAGCTCGATGCAGCCTTCCAGTTGGAACATGACAGCTTCGATGGATGGTCTGCCATTTTGAAGGATCTTCGCCCGGCGCAGTGA
- a CDS encoding DMT family transporter translates to MAWTSLFFAGLLEILWSFLMKQSQGFTKPVPTVLTLLTMGASFALLSYAMKTLPLGTAYTIWTGIGAVGAFLVGILILGEQFNTLRVLACLLIVSGLVLMKLSSVD, encoded by the coding sequence ATGGCCTGGACTTCACTCTTCTTTGCTGGACTACTCGAAATTCTGTGGTCCTTCCTCATGAAACAATCGCAGGGCTTTACGAAGCCCGTTCCGACTGTTTTGACACTCCTGACGATGGGCGCAAGCTTTGCCTTACTTTCCTATGCCATGAAGACCCTGCCGCTCGGCACGGCCTACACCATCTGGACCGGGATCGGCGCGGTGGGAGCTTTTCTTGTCGGCATTCTGATCTTGGGGGAACAGTTCAACACTCTTCGTGTTCTGGCTTGTCTCCTCATCGTATCGGGGCTGGTGCTGATGAAACTATCGAGTGTCGATTAA
- a CDS encoding DUF4262 domain-containing protein, translating into MITGECSSPQWSYTVGAHDTSGGPEILTIGLDFDTAKFALNEAVQRIREGVNLRVGRHRDIVGEVECEFRPVTPKWVRHLMHSVTWYYEERDVPVLQAVYPDAKNRFPEDPEFDSYFEQPLLQEELPESEMTRSLWEFHAREAILKEWLFPVDRRKQVFLSEPVSKRDEPVTYVARDREGDWQFLGDSMTADLPPVRECFHCVVERDRSLEELADLPIGWVAERAAPGQAWGRYQREED; encoded by the coding sequence TTGATTACCGGCGAATGTTCGAGTCCGCAGTGGAGCTATACAGTAGGCGCGCATGATACGAGCGGTGGACCAGAGATTCTCACCATCGGATTGGATTTCGACACCGCCAAGTTTGCGCTGAATGAAGCAGTGCAACGCATCCGAGAAGGAGTGAATCTCCGTGTCGGACGGCATCGGGACATTGTGGGGGAAGTGGAGTGCGAGTTCCGTCCGGTGACGCCCAAATGGGTGCGGCATTTGATGCATTCTGTAACTTGGTACTACGAAGAGCGAGATGTTCCTGTCCTCCAAGCCGTGTATCCCGATGCGAAGAATCGCTTTCCGGAAGATCCGGAATTTGATTCCTACTTTGAGCAACCATTGCTACAGGAGGAACTCCCAGAATCAGAAATGACGCGATCCCTCTGGGAATTCCACGCCCGCGAAGCCATCTTGAAGGAGTGGCTGTTTCCGGTGGATCGGCGGAAACAGGTGTTTCTGTCGGAACCCGTCTCGAAGCGAGACGAGCCGGTGACTTACGTGGCACGGGATCGCGAGGGAGACTGGCAGTTCCTCGGGGACAGTATGACTGCTGATCTACCGCCCGTCCGCGAGTGCTTTCATTGCGTGGTGGAGCGAGATCGCAGTCTCGAAGAGTTGGCTGACTTGCCGATTGGCTGGGTCGCAGAGCGCGCGGCCCCAGGACAGGCCTGGGGCCGCTATCAGAGAGAAGAGGATTAA
- the adh gene encoding aldehyde dehydrogenase — protein sequence MSHETALGGHPLNLKRRYENYVGGKWVAPLSQAYFENVTPVTGKVLCEVPRSNAADIDAALDAAHAARRSWGKTSVAERARILNQIADRMEQNLEYLATVETWDNGKPIRETMAADLPLAIDHFRYFAGAIRAQEGGISQIDETTVAYHYHEPLGVVGQIIPWNFPILMAVWKLAPALAAGNCVVLKPAEQTPLSILILLELIGDLLPPGVLNVVNGFGLEAGKPLASSSRIAKIAFTGETTTGRLIMQYASQNLIPVTLELGGKSPNLFFEDVMAKDDAYLDKAIEGFVMFALNQGEVCTCPSRALIQESIYERFMERALPRVKAIVQGNPLDSKTMIGAQASSEQLEKILSYFDIGQKEGVEVLTGGHRKVLEGELAGGYYVEPTIFKGHNKMRVFQEEIFGPVVSVTTFRDEEEALALANDTLYGLGAGLWTRDLNRAYQFGREIQAGRVWTNCYHLYPAHAAFGGYKQSGIGRENHLMMLSHYQQTKNQLVSYSPNKLGFF from the coding sequence ATGAGCCACGAAACTGCACTGGGGGGCCACCCACTGAACCTAAAGCGACGTTATGAGAATTACGTTGGGGGAAAGTGGGTGGCCCCTTTGTCTCAGGCCTATTTTGAGAATGTAACGCCGGTGACCGGCAAGGTACTTTGTGAAGTGCCCCGCTCGAATGCAGCAGATATCGACGCCGCACTCGATGCGGCCCATGCGGCACGGCGGAGTTGGGGGAAGACCTCCGTAGCCGAGCGTGCCCGAATCCTGAATCAGATTGCCGATCGCATGGAACAGAACCTCGAGTATCTGGCGACCGTGGAAACCTGGGACAACGGCAAGCCGATTCGCGAAACAATGGCCGCCGATCTTCCGTTGGCGATCGATCATTTCCGCTATTTCGCCGGTGCAATTCGCGCTCAAGAGGGCGGAATCTCACAGATTGATGAAACGACCGTTGCGTATCACTATCATGAGCCGCTGGGAGTGGTGGGGCAGATTATTCCCTGGAATTTTCCGATCCTAATGGCTGTTTGGAAGCTGGCGCCAGCACTCGCGGCCGGCAATTGCGTTGTGCTAAAGCCCGCGGAGCAGACACCGCTTTCCATTCTCATTCTGCTGGAGCTCATTGGCGATCTGTTGCCGCCGGGAGTTTTGAATGTCGTGAATGGCTTTGGGCTGGAGGCAGGCAAACCGCTGGCGTCGAGCAGCCGGATCGCGAAAATTGCGTTTACGGGCGAGACGACAACGGGTCGCCTGATCATGCAGTATGCCTCGCAGAATCTGATTCCGGTGACGCTGGAATTGGGCGGCAAGAGTCCGAATCTGTTCTTTGAAGATGTCATGGCCAAGGACGATGCGTACCTCGATAAGGCCATCGAGGGCTTTGTCATGTTCGCGCTGAATCAGGGTGAGGTTTGCACCTGTCCTTCGCGGGCGTTGATTCAGGAATCGATCTATGAGCGCTTTATGGAACGGGCCTTGCCACGAGTGAAGGCGATCGTGCAAGGGAACCCGTTGGACTCGAAGACGATGATTGGCGCACAAGCTTCAAGCGAACAGCTCGAGAAGATTCTGTCTTACTTCGACATCGGACAGAAAGAGGGCGTGGAAGTGCTGACCGGGGGGCATCGGAAGGTGCTCGAAGGAGAGTTGGCTGGCGGGTATTATGTCGAACCGACCATCTTCAAAGGCCATAACAAGATGCGCGTGTTCCAGGAAGAGATCTTTGGACCTGTGGTGAGCGTGACCACCTTCCGCGACGAGGAAGAGGCACTCGCGCTGGCGAACGACACCTTATATGGCTTGGGCGCGGGCCTTTGGACCCGCGATTTGAATCGAGCCTATCAGTTCGGCCGCGAGATCCAGGCCGGCCGTGTTTGGACCAATTGCTATCACCTGTATCCAGCTCATGCGGCGTTTGGAGGCTATAAGCAATCGGGCATTGGCCGCGAGAATCATCTCATGATGCTGAGCCATTACCAGCAGACGAAGAATCAACTGGTGAGCTACAGCCCGAACAAGCTGGGGTTCTTTTAA
- a CDS encoding mandelate racemase/muconate lactonizing enzyme family protein, producing the protein MNRRAFFQAMMASAGAMTLADRADAAGLPKTKITRIRYYKTPTDAAGRPNTRQPLFNQSTNVVIVETDSGLFGIGEGGSGDTMEQCASMLIGEDPFRTDRLWQAMYRGYFYPAGREKVHALGALDVALWDLKGKALGVPVYQLLGGQTRDYVECYSTGYPAQGTPKEVAKACVDAGFQAYRISTNTSGDTHDRFASVNRVYNLCEQVREGVGRDGGWCIDFHTELDMPDAINLANRIEHLRPYFVEDLIRSENPGVYRTLRTQVKVPIAVGEQFGPKWEWNELIEQHLIDYARATIPNVGGITEFQKIAGICETHYVGLVPHFTGPISEAAMVHCCAAFSGPAIMEMVMGGTRPWPYLNHSYDLKNGKLWPNERPGLGIEVDVSKLQQIGNYTERYTLTPLLKRPDGSFTNW; encoded by the coding sequence ATGAACCGCCGAGCTTTTTTCCAGGCCATGATGGCCTCCGCGGGTGCCATGACCCTAGCAGACCGTGCAGATGCTGCCGGTCTTCCCAAGACAAAAATCACCCGAATCCGCTATTACAAGACCCCCACTGACGCAGCCGGCCGTCCCAACACACGGCAGCCTCTCTTTAACCAGAGCACCAATGTTGTCATCGTCGAAACCGATTCCGGTCTCTTCGGCATTGGCGAAGGCGGCTCTGGCGACACCATGGAGCAATGCGCGAGCATGCTCATTGGAGAAGACCCCTTCCGCACCGACCGTCTCTGGCAGGCCATGTACCGTGGCTATTTCTATCCCGCCGGTCGCGAAAAAGTCCATGCCCTCGGTGCGCTCGATGTCGCCCTCTGGGATCTCAAAGGCAAAGCGCTTGGCGTCCCGGTCTACCAACTCCTCGGTGGCCAAACTCGCGATTACGTCGAATGCTATTCCACAGGCTACCCTGCACAAGGTACCCCGAAGGAAGTTGCCAAAGCTTGTGTCGATGCCGGCTTCCAGGCCTACCGCATCTCCACCAACACCAGCGGCGACACCCACGACCGCTTCGCGAGTGTCAACCGCGTCTACAATCTTTGCGAGCAGGTTCGCGAAGGCGTCGGCCGCGACGGCGGCTGGTGCATCGACTTCCACACCGAACTCGACATGCCCGACGCCATCAATCTGGCCAATCGAATCGAACATCTGCGCCCTTACTTTGTCGAAGATCTCATTCGCAGCGAGAACCCCGGCGTCTACCGCACCCTCCGCACACAAGTGAAAGTCCCCATCGCTGTCGGGGAGCAGTTCGGACCCAAGTGGGAATGGAACGAACTCATCGAGCAGCACCTCATCGACTACGCCCGCGCCACCATCCCTAACGTCGGTGGTATCACGGAATTCCAGAAAATCGCCGGCATCTGCGAAACGCACTATGTCGGCCTGGTCCCCCACTTCACCGGACCGATTTCGGAAGCGGCGATGGTTCATTGCTGCGCCGCGTTCTCGGGGCCGGCGATCATGGAAATGGTCATGGGAGGCACCCGCCCCTGGCCTTATCTCAATCACAGCTACGATTTGAAGAACGGCAAACTCTGGCCGAATGAGCGTCCTGGGCTCGGCATCGAAGTGGATGTCAGCAAGCTCCAACAGATCGGAAACTACACCGAGCGCTACACGCTCACTCCGTTGCTGAAGCGTCCCGACGGCTCCTTCACCAACTGGTAG
- a CDS encoding PQQ-dependent sugar dehydrogenase — translation MKRPLLVSGLAACSLFAQAPSVENRPPNGVTQKPAFAGQTRAPEQKLNVAFDLVTVAEGLVAPWGIAFLPKGQILVSERPGRLRVVSPDGTLSAPVAGLPAVDARGQGGLLGLALDPKFSSNQLLYWSYSELQPDGTNNTAVARGKFILDKEPRVEQVQVIFHQSPSLKSTLHFGSRLVFGRDGTLFVTTGDRSITEGRMQAQRLDGLLGKVVRINADGSIPKDNPFVGKAGVKPEIWSYGHRNIQGATLNPATGELWTIEHGTRGGDELNVPRKGKDYGWPTIAYGIEYQGGTITGGITQHAGMEQPVYYWDPVIAPGGMTFYTGSLFPAWKNSLFIGGMGSTHIARLTLDGDRVVGEERLIADLKERIRDVAQGPDGALYLVTDSGKGKLMKLVPKK, via the coding sequence ATGAAGCGACCGCTGCTGGTTTCGGGATTGGCGGCTTGTTCGTTGTTTGCGCAAGCGCCCAGCGTTGAGAATCGGCCTCCCAATGGCGTCACGCAGAAACCGGCCTTCGCCGGACAAACTCGCGCGCCCGAACAAAAGCTGAATGTCGCGTTTGACCTGGTCACCGTGGCCGAAGGTTTGGTGGCGCCGTGGGGAATTGCCTTTCTCCCCAAAGGTCAAATTCTCGTGAGCGAACGGCCGGGACGCTTACGCGTGGTCTCACCGGATGGAACGCTCTCCGCACCCGTCGCGGGATTGCCTGCCGTCGATGCCCGCGGCCAGGGCGGTCTGCTCGGCTTGGCTCTCGATCCGAAGTTCTCCTCCAATCAACTGCTGTATTGGAGCTATTCCGAGTTGCAACCCGATGGGACTAACAATACAGCCGTTGCCCGCGGCAAGTTCATTCTCGACAAAGAACCGCGCGTCGAACAGGTGCAGGTGATCTTTCATCAGTCCCCTTCCCTGAAGTCGACCTTGCATTTTGGCAGCCGCCTGGTGTTTGGCCGCGATGGCACATTGTTTGTCACCACAGGGGACCGCTCGATCACGGAAGGCCGTATGCAAGCGCAGCGCCTTGATGGACTACTGGGTAAGGTGGTTCGGATCAACGCGGATGGCTCGATTCCGAAAGACAACCCCTTTGTGGGGAAAGCTGGAGTCAAGCCAGAGATCTGGTCCTATGGCCACCGCAACATTCAGGGTGCGACGCTGAACCCCGCGACCGGTGAGCTTTGGACCATCGAGCATGGTACGCGTGGCGGCGATGAGTTGAATGTGCCGCGCAAGGGGAAGGATTATGGCTGGCCGACGATCGCTTATGGCATCGAGTATCAAGGCGGCACGATCACCGGTGGCATTACTCAACATGCCGGAATGGAGCAGCCGGTTTACTATTGGGATCCGGTGATTGCTCCGGGTGGCATGACCTTCTATACGGGCTCGCTATTTCCGGCCTGGAAGAACAGCCTGTTCATCGGTGGGATGGGAAGCACTCATATTGCTCGCTTGACGCTGGATGGAGACCGCGTAGTGGGCGAAGAACGGCTGATCGCCGACCTGAAGGAACGCATCCGTGATGTGGCCCAAGGACCCGATGGAGCGTTGTACCTTGTCACCGACAGTGGTAAGGGTAAGCTGATGAAGCTGGTGCCGAAGAAGTAA